From Deferrisoma camini S3R1, the proteins below share one genomic window:
- a CDS encoding 4Fe-4S dicluster domain-containing protein, with amino-acid sequence MIRRGRRGALRTMLRLGAGAAAFGAAAVAAQMLLRKPRGAASALPVARKDPGRRLVRPPGAVGEPAFLAGCIRCYRCQDACDVGAIRFFTAGDGALFHTPHIDPAVKGCTLCMRCTQVCPTHVLRPLEPRERGRVRMASAELREDLCLSYKAKRIRDEQAMLMALGREPTEATAMAERRGPCGECYMFCPLRERAIRLEPGAFLAPILVKKECVGCGMCEEICRVVTRGRPAIRVVATRGMV; translated from the coding sequence GATCCGCAGGGGACGTCGGGGCGCCCTCCGAACGATGCTGCGCCTCGGGGCCGGAGCCGCTGCATTCGGTGCGGCGGCCGTGGCAGCCCAGATGCTGCTCCGAAAACCCCGCGGAGCGGCGTCGGCGCTTCCGGTGGCGCGAAAGGACCCGGGCCGCCGGCTCGTCCGGCCGCCGGGCGCCGTGGGGGAGCCGGCCTTTCTGGCGGGCTGCATCCGATGCTACCGGTGTCAGGACGCCTGCGACGTGGGCGCGATCCGGTTCTTCACCGCGGGCGACGGTGCGCTCTTTCACACCCCGCACATCGACCCGGCGGTGAAGGGCTGCACCCTGTGCATGCGGTGCACCCAGGTCTGCCCCACCCACGTGCTCCGTCCCCTGGAGCCCAGGGAGCGCGGCCGGGTGCGCATGGCGTCGGCCGAGCTGCGCGAGGACCTGTGCCTCTCGTACAAGGCCAAGCGCATCCGGGACGAGCAGGCCATGCTCATGGCCCTGGGCCGGGAGCCCACCGAGGCCACGGCCATGGCGGAGCGGCGGGGGCCGTGCGGCGAGTGCTACATGTTCTGCCCTCTCCGGGAGCGGGCCATCCGGCTGGAGCCGGGGGCGTTCCTGGCGCCGATCCTGGTGAAGAAGGAGTGCGTGGGATGCGGCATGTGCGAGGAGATCTGCCGGGTGGTCACCCGGGGACGGCCGGCCATCCGGGTGGTCGCCACCCGGGGAATGGTGTGA